One part of the Arabidopsis thaliana chromosome 4, partial sequence genome encodes these proteins:
- the WAVE5 gene encoding SCAR family protein: MESYEQCRDPPPLHLLDRFAVGGPGSCLRKYSDPTFFRKELSNPSKTDDIKVQRDQAHRKRKKKRLPQRNICRSNAVSTSDETNGAHLSSFTDDRPTTSRSTSTVDMPRSSNMQDLSDIVDQSYLQGQSGAQEQSEAQVQSDFQESSKARDSITGSGYIEYVINQSPVDKPEVKLVEGFLSGSLCPADRIGSTVPEGCIEVVDDNILYSPSEDLLVPSASNVCDEKKETLESMVEKSRKDDEPSELHESKFGPVTPDRVRQNQRDFDRTYILFDEVDIVGEKQSKSQANNIDGTLGIENEGEDKSEQESEADEFVDARNTIESESESDIDGVPKPKLEHYFGDISTYCSEDANSDNNDGSEDITYEEMAHDPRHENSEDESCSGSYLPEDSNVSSCLSDPVCEETLFHDENSQKPWEFFTMCPSLLAEKAVPDVTILREEPVMAHPLFAGDSANEKISSEERIISCPSLKDAIPAEKILPEEHLVNYPSLEAIPHEKILPGESIAKYPSFAEIIPQEKILSEKSLEEAVLDNMTPAGEPDAAHPSFPKAVQDKKISPEVLDSKIFSVPKAVSQEPISLEEFVRIHPCLAEAVPDERFLIEEPPSTCLSLTKAMPTEILLPEKTLESSHYLEELPEEDILQEKSVDSTHPSCAKAAAETNLSPEVLDSTKLSVAEAVPQEQVSLEEFVGINPCLVEAVPDERLLPEEPDTTYLSLTKAVAIEKVLSEELLETYPSLAELPEEEFLQEETDDATHTSEAVSDEEISQEVSDSTNLSLEEALPLEHISHEEFVGIDQCLVEVAPEERFLPEEPVITCLSLTMEGVLSEKSPETYPSLSELPEEKILDEEADDAMHPCLSEAVSDEQSSPNVLGSTNSPVAEAVPQAQISVEEFVGIDPCLVEAVPDMRDLPEEHITSCIYLTNVVPIEEVLPEEPFEACASLGKLPKDKISQEESDEATHTLSCAKAESDEHVSLEVLNSTNLSAAEAIPNEQVTLDEFVGIDPCLGEVVLDEEVLPEQLDTTCRSLTKAAPIMTIFPEEPPEVYPSLEELPEEKIAQEEEVDDATHPYFSEAVCDEKIPPLEDPGSTHPSLEESVPYEEASHEELVGTNPFLESAFPNEIGFPDEPGVTYRSSAEAVSKEKNLPEESLPTYPSWAEVVPDEKISREELDSTYPSSAEAVFDENISGSEAPGSTTETGRQNKTFPEKTFATENSLNEAVFDEKIPGSEASTSTTETGPHNKTFPEEPFAMENFLNEAVFDEKIPGSEAPVSTTETGLHNETFTEEPVATDISLNEAVFGEIIPGSEAPGSATETGLHNKTFPEKPFATDLSLKEAVFDEKIPGSEASSSTTETSPHNKTFPRETITTDLSSTEAVFDEKITGSGVPSFTTETGSHNKCFPEEPVPKENILPKEPAAAYLALAEGIPDQKVFLDDAALLLFAEAIFDQKFSPEVPDSTYPSLKEPEMHVAAPCVVTDLPAKNIKVKEGEVHNEPYTASDVSMNQKSGLLEPESTERTFPSSGGTVTISPDTQNSLPNGTSVESISIWSNGGLLGLAPLKPPVFAEPNSGSQHIKHEINEASVLSTRKQESSSRSVENAEKSSLPLIVSDPTSQQQSNMSSLSPMQSTGTSFRVFGLSHRLLMAGFRGNSSSTCKFESVPSSSYDTRVAAIEDRTQQSPGGSSFEEQLDYESSLFGSPTSSPPVEHMKISFNPIEASPVPKLKLRIPCQPRYNGENADMFPSFQLVPEASNSDDGDDNSDTFCQSSPCVSDYCLSDSELWESDESPRISVSSLKQVEERSRHGDMGSFSGSFLDLPCYDAVDHQSTFSRLEQEQVPEYKPSVSEIIRAWPPNQPKSSPCNEANVDANTVSKKTQDQSLGLVATDDEGGDSVCLDEHKTKGI; the protein is encoded by the exons ATGGAAAGTTATGAGCAATGCAGAGATCCTCCTCCTTTGCATCTGCTTGACCG ATTTGCTGTAGGTGGTCCTGGATCGTGTCTGAGAAAATACTCAGACCCAACATTCTTTAGAAAGGAGTTAAGCAACCCCAGTAAAACAGATGATATCAAAGTCCAGAGAGATCAGGCTCACCGCAAAAGAAAG AAAAAGAGGTTACCACAAAGAAACATTTGCAGATCAAATGCAGTGTCTACATCTGATGAAACTAATGG CGCTCATCTCAGTTCTTTTACTGATGACAGACCAACAACTTCTCGGAGTACGTCCACAGTTGACATGCCACGTAGCTCTAATATGCAAGATTTATCGGATATTGTAGACCAATCTTATCTGCAAGGGCAGTCAGGTGCGCAAGAACAAAGTGAAGCACAAGTACAATCAGATTTCCAAGAGTCATCAAAAGCTCGTGATTCTATAACTGGTTCAGGTTATATAGAGTATGTCATTAATCAAAGTCCTGTTGATAAGCCTGAAGTGAAGCTAGTAGAGGGATTCCTGTCTGGGTCCTTATGTCCTGCTGATAGAATAGGTTCAACTGTTCCCGAAGGCTGCATTGAAGTGGTAGATGATAATATCCTATATAGCCCCTCAGAAGACCTACTTGTGCCTTCTGCTTCTAATGTTTGtgatgagaagaaagaaacacttGAATCGATGGTGGAGAAAAGCCGCAAAGATGATGAACCATCAGAGCTACATGAGTCAAAATTTGGCCCAGTAACACCAGACAGGGTAAGGCAAAATCAAAGGGACTTTGATAGgacatatattttgtttgatgaggTAGATATTGTgggagaaaaacaaagtaagaGCCAGGCCAACAATATTGATGGAACACTAGGAATTGAGAACGAAGGAGAAGATAAGAGTGAACAAGAGAGTGAAGCAGATGAGTTTGTTGATGCTCGTAATACAATTGAATCAGAATCGGAGAGTGATATTGATGGAGTACCAAAACCGAAATTGGAGCATTACTTTGGGGATATTAGTACTTATTGTTCGGAAGATGCTAACAGTGACAACAATGATGGATCAGAAGATATAACATATGAAGAAATGGCACATGATCCACGCCATGAAAATTCTGAAGATGAATCTTGTTCAGGTTCTTACCTTCCTGAAGACTCAAATGTTTCCAGTTGCCTATCAGATCCAGTGTGTGAGGAAACTCTGTTTCATGATGAGAATTCTCAAAAGCCATGGGAATTTTTTACCATGTGCCCTTCGTTATTGGCTGAAAAAGCCGTTCCGGATGTAACAATTTTGCGAGAAGAACCTGTCATGGCACATCCCTTGTTTGCAGGAGACTCTGCTAATGAAAAGATATCATCTGAAGAACGTATTATCTCATGCCCGTCTCTGAAAGATGCTATTCCTGCTGAAAAGATCTTGCCAGAAGAACATTTGGTCAACTATCCATCTCTTGAAGCTATTCCCCATGAAAAGATCTTGCCAGGAGAGTCTATTGCCAAATATCCTTCTTTTGCAGAAATCATACCGCAAGAAAAGATCTTGTCTGAAAAGTCTTTGGAAGAAGCTGTGCTTGACAATATGACCCCAGCAGGAGAACCTGATGCTGCTCATCCATCATTTCCCAAAGCTGTTCAAGACAAGAAAATCTCACCAGAAGTTCTTGATTCGAAAATATTTTCTGTGCCAAAAGCTGTTTCACAAGAGCCAATCTCCCTTGAAGAATTTGTTAGGATACATCCATGTTTGGCTGAAGCTGTTCCTGATGAAAGGTTCTTGATAGAAGAACCTCCCAGCACATGTTTGTCTTTGACAAAAGCCATGCCTACTGAAATATTATTGCCAGAAAAAACTTTGGAATCGTCTCATTATTTGGAAGAATTGCCTGAAGAAGATATCTTGCAAGAAAAATCTGTTGATTCTACACATCCATCTTGTGCCAAAGCTGCTGCAGAAACAAATCTATCACCAGAAGTTCTTGATTCCACAAAATTGTCTGTGGCAGAAGCTGTTCCGCAAGAACAAGTCTCACTTGAAGAATTTGTTGGCATCAATCCGTGTTTGGTAGAAGCGGTTCCTGATGAAAGGCTCTTGCCAGAAGAACCTGACACCACATATCTGTCTTTGACAAAAGCCGTGGCTATTGAAAAGGTCTTGTCAGAAGAGCTTTTGGAAACATATCCTTCTTTGGCAGAATTGCCTGAAGAAGAGTTTTTGCAGGAAGAAACTGATGATGCCACACATACATCTGAAGCTGTTAGTGATGAAGAAATCTCCCAAGAAGTTTCTGATTCCACAAATTTGTCTCTTGAAGAAGCTCTTCCACTAGAGCACATCTCACATGAAGAATTTGTTGGCATAGATCAGTGTTTGGTAGAAGTGGCTCCTGAGGAAAGGTTCTTGCCAGAAGAACCTGTCATCACATGTCTCTCTTTGACAATGGAAGGAGTCTTGTCAGAAAAGTCTCCCGAAACGTATCCTTCTTTGTCAGAATTGCCTGAAGAAAAGATTTTGGATGAAGAAGCTGATGATGCCATGCACCCATGTCTTTCTGAAGCTGTTAGTGATGAACAAAGCTCACCTAACGTTCTTGGTTCCACAAATTCGCCTGTGGCAGAAGCTGTTCCACAAGCGCAAATCTCAGTTGAAGAATTTGTTGGCATAGATCCATGTTTGGTAGAAGCTGTTCCTGATATGAGGGATTTGCCAGAAGAACATATCACCTCATGTATCTATTTAACAAATGTGGTGCCTATCGAAGAAGTCTTGCCAGAAGAACCTTTTGAAGCGTGTGCATCTTTGGGAAAATTGCCTAAAGATAAGATCTCacaagaagaatctgatgaGGCTACACATACGTTGTCTTGTGCCAAAGCTGAAAGTGATGAACATGTCTCACTGGAAGTTCTTAATTCCACAAATTTGTCTGCGGCAGAAGCTATTCCAAATGAGCAAGTCACACTTGACGAATTTGTTGGCATAGATCCGTGTTTGGGAGAAGTTGTTCTTGATGAAGAGGTTTTGCCAGAACAACTTGACACCACATGTCGGTCTTTGACGAAAGCTGCGCCCATCATGACAATCTTTCCAGAAGAACCTCCGGAAGTGTATCCTTCTTTGGAAGAATTGCCAGAAGAAAAGATcgcacaagaagaagaagttgatgaTGCTACTCATCCATATTTTTCTGAAGCTGTTTGTGATGAGAAGATCCCGCCACTGGAAGATCCTGGTTCCACACATCCATCTTTGGAAGAATCCGTTCCGTATGAGGAAGCCTCGCATGAAGAACTTGTTGGCACAAATCCATTTTTGGAATCAGCTTTTCCCAACGAAATCGGTTTTCCAGACGAACCTGGCGTCACATATCGGTCTTCGGCAGAAGCTGTTTCTAAGGAAAAGAACTTGCCAGAAGAATCCTTACCTACATATCCGTCTTGGGCAGAAGTTGTACCTGATGAAAAGATCTCTCGAGAAGAACTTGATTCCACATATCCATCTTCTGCAGAAGctgtttttgatgaaaatatcTCAGGCTCAGAAGCTCCTGGTTCCACAACAGAAACTGgtcgacaaaacaaaaccttccCTGAAAAAACTTTTGCCACGGAAAATTCCTTGAACGAAGCagtttttgatgaaaagatCCCAGGCTCAGAAGCTTCTACTTCCACAACAGAAACTGGTCCACACAACAAAACCTTCCCTGAAGAACCTTTTGCCATGGAAAATTTCTTGAACGAAGCagtttttgatgaaaagatCCCAGGCTCAGAAGCTCCTGTTTCCACAACAGAAACTGGTCTACACAATGAAACCTTCACTGAAGAACCTGTTGCCACAGATATTTCCTTGAACGAAGCAGTTTTTGGTGAAATTATCCCAGGCTCAGAAGCTCCTGGTTCCGCAACAGAAACTGGTCTACACAACAAAACCTTCCCTGAAAAACCTTTTGCCACGGATCTTTCTTTAAAAGAAGCagtttttgatgaaaagatCCCAGGCTCAGAAGCTTCTAGTTCCACAACAGAAACTAGTCCACACAACAAAACCTTCCCTAGAGAAACTATTACCACAGATCTGTCCTCGACCGAAGctgtttttgatgaaaagatCACAGGCTCAGGAGTTCCTAGTTTCACAACAGAAACTGGTTCACACAACAAATGCTTCCCTGAAGAACCTGTTCCCAAGGAAAATATTCTGCCAAAAGAACCTGCTGCTGCATATCTGGCTTTGGCTGAAGGTATTCCTGACCAAAAAGTATTCTTGGATGATGCCGcacttttgttatttgcagAAGCTATTTTCGATCAAAAGTTTTCACCAGAAGTTCCGGATTCCACGTATCCTTCTTTGAAAGAACCAGAAATGCATGTTGCCGCACCATGTGTAGTAACAGATCTTCCTGCTAAAAACATCAAGGTAAAAGAAGGTGAAGTACATAATGAGCCCTACACAGCATCTGATGTTTCTATGAATCAGAAGAGTGGTTTATTGGAACCAGAATCTACTGAAAGAACATTTCCCTCGAGCGGTGGTACTGTTACGATTTCTCCAGATACTCAGAATTCTCTTCCAAATGGTACAAGTGTTGAATCAATAAGTATATGGAGCAATGGAGGACTCCTTGGACTCGCGCCATTGAAACCTCCAGTATTTGCTGAGCCTAATTCTGGAAGCCAACATATAAAGCACGAGATCAACGAAGCTAGTGTTCTTTCGACAAGGAAGCAGGAATCATCGAGCCGATCAGTTGAAAATGCTGAGAAGAGCTCACTTCCATTAATTGTTTCAGATCCCACGTCTCAACAACAAAGCAACATGTCGAGTCTCTCTCCCATGCAGAGCACTGGAACATCGTTCAGAGTTTTTGGCTTAAGTCATAGATTACTCATGGCTGGGTTTCGGGGaaactcttcttcaacttGCAAATTTGAATCTGTACCTAGTAGTAGCTATGATACCAGAGTAGCTGCTATCGAAGACAGGACTCAGCAAAGTCCTGGTGGTTCAAGCTTTGAGGAGCAATTGGATTATGAATCATCTCTCTTTGGCTCACCTACTTCATCCCCACCGGTTGAACATATGAAAATATCATTCAACCCAATAGAAGCCTCTCCAGTTCCTAAATTGAAACTGAGAATCCCATGCCAACCTCGGTACAATGGTGAAAATGCGGATATGTTCCCTTCGTTTCAGTTGGTTCCAGAGGCTAGCAACTCTGATGACGGCGATGACAACAGTGACACCTTTTGTCAGTCATCTCCTTGTGTTTCCGACTATTGTTTGTCAGATTCTGAGCTGTGGGAATCTGATGAAAGCCCTAGAATATCTGTATCAAGCTTGAAGCAAGTTGAAGAGAGAAGTAGACATGGTGATATGGGTTCTTTTTCTGGTTCGTTTCTTGATCTCCCATGTTACGACGCCGTAGATCATCAATCCACATTTTCAAGACTAGAGCAAGAACAAGTTCCGGAATACAAACCATCTGTCTCAGAGATCATCCGTGCTTGGCCaccaaaccaaccaaaaagCAGTCCCTGTAATGAAGCAAACGTAGACGCAAACACGGTGTCGAAGAAAACGCAAGATCAATCTCTTGG GCTTGTAGCTACAGATGACGAGGGTGGTGATAGTGTTTGTCTTGATGAACATAAAACCAAAGGGATCTAA